A stretch of the Lytechinus variegatus isolate NC3 chromosome 5, Lvar_3.0, whole genome shotgun sequence genome encodes the following:
- the LOC121415369 gene encoding sodium channel protein 1 brain-like isoform X2, whose product MGDLAAVITKENINNVNYRRLTAEAIVEGKERYEAKLERQKLIKSGKHPELEDEEEEEMEENKASGGEYDSDFASGAVVPAKLGPFPKKLLSTPIEELDPARQEDMSFVVVGRKFKSSQIFRFTTNDALFCLSPLNPIRRLMMKIYTNEFFDLFVILTIIANCVFLMLDTPRPPEVAEPTYLRIAEYIFTAIYSAEMFVKILARGFALHPHTYMRDAWNWLDFFVIVLAYVTFGLVESGVDIGNFNFLRTFRVLRALKTISVVPGLKSIINALIRSTKMLGEVMLLTVFALCIISLLALQLFMGKLTRKCVADIPPLDFNISHEYFFNFTQDPANWLTWGGDPVICSNMTLGGRDWSLCPENYTCLEGIGDNPNDGYTNFDNIGYSMLTCFQLITLDFWENVYNHILKAQGPFSVFFFLTTTMFGAFYLINLMLAVVSMAYTEEMENQGKEKAKKAKEKKDKVMELDAAKLKKLAAKKKKKKKKQAELDGQESQQGSQVPMLTNGQENAGYTGEGSTAGKSDTAKLQDDSISDVGSKASEKFALKALLSTYTRPNGEGAIDADQGTEMYDGMTDINDSVTENIDSVSGAGSKLDSESHAKQSTAEGDGEDDEAPIPFNEDDPDNQMDHPCCDYKCCCGCCRRNFICTVPHYRRWRKVQYVASWVVLDPLMDLFITLCILGNTAFLMMDHEEIDNNLAYISEEGNKVFTYIFTIECALKLIALDKKFFKNPWNVFDLFVVCVSLLEFGLANVEGLSVLRSFRLLRVLKLAQSWTTMRTLLSIIASAISVIGNVMIVLLIVMFIFAVIGMQILGGSYTPENFDVATLEEVPPWHFRDFHHSIMLIFRILCGEWIEPLYDCMNVANKPFCIILFIGTLIVGNIMMLNLFLALLLNSFASDSLQNKKEAEESKLIIAFRKIGRFLKCLVRPCLCCKKYRNKNKIGDSTENLKVLANGTTKNGILPIENGHGGKATIHEFIVVEDVGKDEDKISTIDIDNSSQTVIRRRNQLTTNGFHLHPSLAASNGNLPHMYTNGGSHHGSAVSLRSLPNRPHVAFVTPAPVPAILPPPRVPPSLRLDPPDAHENDSLSNDAGDCPLVVSTNAETGEIEPPRSVAPTPIPGRSVSHASLASIASRRDTAVVVNTTATIEEPILEDPVKDCLPGVCTRFYAKKCSCIPCCLDPNENDWAYRFRRYREIMFTVCEHKVFETFIIIVIFGSSFTLIFEDIYLDQHPRRQEILKVLNYVFFGIFVVEMLIKWSGYGFVKYFTSFWCWLDFAIVLVGLLSILGDVIGLTNFAAFRALRTLRALRPLRAISRWEGMKIVVNAVVHAIPSIANVLLVCAMIWLIFSIMGVLFFKGLFDRCVDEDGERLLQSIVNNKSECLAKNYSWETPPINFNNVGLGYVALFQVTTFEGWMEAMSAAVDSRGKREDDLQPMKDNRFYYYIYFVILIVFGSFFLLNLFIGVIIDNFNTLKRKYEGDSSMDMFLTTSQKQYYQTMRRMGVKKPTKQIKQPTAGNKIQNFFYRLTTSNKFELVIVFVIVLNMITMMIDHYGMSKELTDILAQFNIVFTAIFVCEAILKLIGYSWYYFKIPWNVFDFIVVVFSVLGIVLDDVLSSVFINPTLLRVLRLFRIGRVLRLVKQAKGIRKLLFALVISLPALLNIGILLILVIFVFSIIGMSQFGHVKLDGALDKTTNFQTWVNSALLLFRLSTSAGWNDVLDPLMVQEPNCNSTYGGLPNGDCGGFYVPIFFSTVYLVITFLVVINTYIAVILENFSQAHAQEEVGITEDDFGMFYQIWEKYDPSASQFIKYEQLSEFCDALEAPLRLARPNRIKIAALDMPIYDGFRLHCLDVLFSLTKRVLADVEESDDFNELQKQMAEKFAESFPDREQNQPTTTTMKINKMSQAAKIVQRAYRFFRLRREISKAASANRASQASNSNSRKNSVSQEAGKLNLDVSHGSSLGPAMELPGQLGLSRSATPMIPEETLDNPSSHNKAEKYQLDDQGSEIQTIDASVDIVGSQGTKYETTTQV is encoded by the exons TCATTTGTGGTCGTCGGCAGAAAATTCAAATCATCTCAGATCTTCAGGTTCACAACGAACGATGCATTGTTTTGTCTATCACCGCTCAATCCCATACGGCGACTGATGATGAAGATATATACCAACGA GTTCTTCGATTTGTTTGTGATCCTAACCATCATTGCCAACTGTGTCTTTCTTATGCTGGATACTCCCAGACCACCTGAAGTTGCAGA GCCAACATACCTCAGAATAGCTGA GTATATCTTCACTGCAATCTACTCTGCGGAAATGTTTGTTAAAATCTTGGCAAGAGGGTTCGCCCTCCATCCGCACACGTATATGAGAGATGCATGGAATTGGTTAGATTTCTTCGTCATTGTATTAGC GTATGTAACGTTCGGGTTAGTCGAATCGGGCGTTGACATCGGTAACTTCAATTTCCTACGGACATTCAGGGTTCTCCGAGCCTTGAAAACGATCTCCGTCGTACCTGGCCTGAAGAGCATCATCAACGCTCTCATTCGATCGACCAAGATGTTAGGGGAGGTGATGCTCCTCACCGTGTTCGCTCTCTGTATCATCTCCCTTCTTGCTCTTCAGTTGTTCATGGGTAAACTAACAAGGAAATGTGTAGCTGATATCCCGCCATTGGACTTCAACATCTCCCATGAATATTTCTTCAACTTCACACAAGATCCAG CAAATTGGTTAACTTGGGGCGGCGACCCTGTCATCTGTTCTAATATGACGCTAGGAGG ACGAGATTGGAG TTTATGTCCGGAAAACTATACATGTTTAGAAGGAATTGGAGACAATCCAAACGACGGGTATACCAATTTTGATAACATTGGTTACTCCATGTTAACATGCTTCCAGCTAATCACATTGGACTTCTGGGAAAACGTCTATAATCAT ATTTTAAAGGCGCAAGGTCCGTTCTCGGTTTTCTTCTTCCTTACAACTACCATGTTTGGCGCGTTTTATCTCATCAATCTCATGCTTGCCGTCGTCTCCATGGCTTATACAGAGGAAATGGAGAACCAAGGGAAG GAGAAGGCCAAAAAGGCGAAGGAGAAGAAAGACAAAGTGATGGAGTTGGACGCAGCAAAACTGAAAAAGCTAGCcgcaaagaagaaaaagaaaaagaagaaacaagcAGAACTGGACGGGCAGGAGAGTCAGCAAGGAAGTCAGGTACCAATGCTGACCAACGGTCAAGAGAACGCCGGGTATACAGGGGAAGGGTCTACGGCTGGAAAGTCAGATACCGCTAAACTACAAGATGATTCTATAAGTGACGTCGGGTCAAAGGCATCGGAA AAATTTGCCTTAAAAGCTCTCCTTTCAACATACACT AGACCAAACGGAGAGGGCGCTATCGATGCTGACCAAGGGACAGAAATGTACGATGGGATGACAGACATAAACGATTCCGTGACGGAAAATATAGACAGTGTGTCAGGGGCAGGAAGCAAGCTGGACTCTGAGAGTCATGCCAAGCAATCAACCGCTGAAGGTGATGGTGAAGACGATGAAGCGCCAA TCCCATTCAACGAAGATGACCCCGATAACCAAATGGACCATCCATGCTGTGATTACAAATGCTGCTGCGGGTGTTGCCGGCGAAATTTCATCTGCACCGTTCCTCACTATCGCCGTTGGCGGAAGGTGCAGTACGTGGCCAGTTGGGTGGTCCTCGATCCTCTGATGGACCTCTTCATCACCCTTTGCATCCTAGGTAATACCGCCTTCCTGATGATGGACCATGAAGAGATCGATAACAACCTCGCTTACATCTCAGAAGAGGGTAACAAG GTCTTCACTTACATATTCACTATCGAGTGCGCACTGAAACTGATAGCTCTGGATAAGAAGTTCTTCAAGAATCCATGGAATGTTTTTGACCTATTTGTCGTCTGTGTGAGTCTTCTTGAATTTGGTCTGGCTAATGTCGAAGGTCTTTCCGTTCTAAGGAGTTTTCGATTG CTGCGAGTTCTCAAGCTCGCTCAATCGTGGACAACAATGCGGACCCTCCTATCCATCATCGCGTCGGCAATCTCTGTCATCGGTAACGTGATGATCGTCCTTCTGATTGTCATGTTCATCTTCGCCGTCATTGGAATGCAGATCCTTGGTGGCAGCTACACGCCGGAGAACTTCGATGTGGCCACCTTAGAGGAAGTGCCTCCATGGCACTTCCGGGACTTCCATCATTCCATCATGCTGATCTTCAGAATCCTATGTGGAGAGTGGATCGAGCCCCTGTATGACTGCATGAACGTGGCCAACAAACCCTTTTGCATCATCCTGTTTATCGGGACCCTTATCGTAGGGAACATCATG ATGTTGAATCTCTTCTTGGCCTTGTTGCTCAACTCTTTTGCCTCGGACTCCCTTCAAAACAAGAAAGAGGCCGAAGAATCCAAATTGATTATAGCCTTCCGAAAGATAGGCCGCTTCTTGAAGTGCTTAGTGCGGCCATGCCTTTGCTGTAAGAAATacagaaacaaaaacaagatCGGGGACAGCACGGAGAACCTGAAGGTCCTTGCTAATGGAACGACGAAGAACGGAATTCTCCCGATCGAGAATGGCCATGGTGGAAAGGCCACAATCCACGAGTTCATCGTGGTCGAGGATGTGGGTAAAGACGAAGATAAGATTTCAACCATCGACATAGACAACAGCTCGCAAACAG TTATCAGACGCAGAAATCAACTAACAACGAACGGGTTCCACCTCCATCCTTCCTTAGCTGCATCGAATGGAAACCTACCCCACATGTATACCAATGGAGGCAGTCATCACGGCAGTGCAGTCAGTCTCAGATCG CTTCCGAATCGTCCACACGTGGCATTTGTCACACCCGCCCCTGTCCCTGCCATCCTGCCTCCACCAAGAGTACCTCCTTCTCTCCGCCTTGACCCCCCGGACGCTCACGAGAACGACTCCTTGTCGAACGACGCTGGCGACTGCCCACTCGTTGTCAGTACCAACGCTGAGACGGGAGAGATCGAACCTCCACGCTCAGTGGCTCCAACACCAATTCCCGGTCGATCTGTCAGTCATGCAAGTCTCGCGAGCATCGCGAGCAGGAGAGATACTGCGGTGGTTGTCAACACAACTGCCACTATCGAGGAACCTATCCTAGAGGACCCCGTCAAAGACTGCCTGCCAGGGGTGTGCACGAGATTCTACGCCAAGAAATGTTCGTGCATCCCATGTTGTCTTGATCCTAACGAGAACGACTGGGCATACCGGTTTAGACGGTATCGGGAAATTATGTTCACGGTTTGCGAGCACAAAGTCTTTGAAacttttatcatcattgtcatctttGGAAGCAGTTTCACCTTG ATTTTTGAAGACATCTACCTAGATCAGCATCCAAGACGTCAGGAGATCCTTAAGGTCCTCAACTATGTCTTCTTTGGCATATTTGTTGTTGAAATGTTGATCAAATGGAGTGGCTACGGGTTCGTCAAATACTTCACAAGTTTCTGGTGCTGGCTAGACTTTGCTATTGTTCTT GTCGGTCTACTTAGCATCTTGGGTGACGTTATTGGGCTAACAAACTTTGCTGCATTTAGGGCTCTTAGGACCCTTCGAGCGCTCAGGCCTCTAAGGGCCATCTCCCGATGGGAAGGCATGAAG ATTGTGGTCAATGCTGTAGTCCATGCCATCCCGTCGATAGCCAACGTCCTGCTCGTGTGTGCCATGATTTGGCTCATCTTCTCCATCATGGGTGTCCTATTCTTCAAGGGGCTCTTTGATCGTTGCGTTGATGAGGATGGCGAGCGATTGCTCCAATCCATCGTCAACAACAAATCAGAGTGCCTGGCCAAGAATTACTCGTGGGAGACACCGCCTATCAACTTCAATAACGTTGGGTTAGGCTACGTGGCTCTCTTTCAAGTG ACAACGTTCGAAGGCTGGATGGAGGCTATGTCTGCTGCTGTAGATTCAAGGGGAAAACGTGAG GATGATCTTCAGCCAATGAAGGATAACCGGTTCTATTACTACATCTACTTTGTCATTCTCATTGTCTTCGGAtcattctttcttctcaatCTGTTCATCGGAGTCATCATCGATAATTTCAACACCCTCAAACGCAAG TACGAAGGAGATAGTTCAATGGATATGTTCCTAACCACAAGTCAGAAGCAGTACTACCAGACCATGAGACGAATGGGAGTCAAGAAACCTACCAAACAGATTAAACAACCAACG GCAGGA AACAAGATCCAGAATTTCTTCTACCGCTTGACAACGAGCAACAAATTCGAGCTCGTCATCGTTTTCGTCATCGTTCTGAACATGATCACGATGATGATCGACCATTACGGGATGTCTAAAGAACTCACCGATATTCTGGCACAGTTCAACATCGTGTTCACTGCGATCTTCGTCTGCGAGGCAATCCTCAAACTAATCGGCTACAGCTGGTACTACTTTAAGATTCCTTGGAATGTCTTTGACTTCATTGTGGTGGTCTTCTCGGTGCTTG GTATCGTGTTAGACGATGTGTTATCCAGTGTATTCATCAACCCTACACTGCTGAGAGTGTTGAGGTTATTTAGGATCGGTCGCGTACTCCGCCTTGTGAAGCAGGCCAAAGGCATTCGGAAGCTTCTCTTCGCGCTGGTCATTTCTTTGCCAGCCCTTCTCAACATCGGAATTCTTCTTATTCTCGTCATCTTTGTCTTCTCAATCATCGGCATGTCACAGTTCGGGCATGTCAAGCTCGACGGAGCTCTGGACAAAACCACGAACTTCCAGACTTGGGTAAACAGTGCGCTGTTGTTATTCCGCCTGTCCACCTCTGCCGGGTGGAACGACGTCTTAGACCCGCTGATGGTTCAGGAGCCAAATTGTAACAGTACATACGGAGGGCTCCCGAATGGAGACTGTGGTGGATTCTATGTACCAATATTCTTCTCCACAGTATACCTTGTTATTACATTCCTAGTGGTGATCAACACGTACATTGCAGTGATTCTGGAAAATTTCAGTCAAGCCCACGCACAAGAGGAAGTGGGAATTACTGAAGATGATTTTGGAATGTTCTATCAAATTTGGGAGAAATACGATCCTTCCGCTTCGCAGTTTATTAAATATGAACAACTGAGTGAATTTTGTGACGCTTTAGAGGCACCGTTACGCCTCGCCAGACCAAATCGAATAAAGATTGCAGCGTTAGATATGCCGATCTACGATGGATTTAGATTACATTGCCTGGATGTTCTGTTTTCGTTAACGAAACGAGTTTTAGCAGACGTGGAGGAGTCGGATGATTTCAATGAACTCCAGAAACAAATGGCGGAGAAGTTCGCTGAGAGCTTCCCCGACCGCGAGCAAAATCAACCGACAACAAcgacaatgaaaattaataagaTGAGCCAAGCAGCAAAGATCGTTCAGCGGGCTTATAGGTTCTTCAGGTTGAGGCGAGAGATCAGCAAAGCAGCTTCTGCTAATCGAGCCTCTCAGGCCAGCAACAGCAACTCGCGGAAGAACTCCGTGTCGCAAGAAGCAGGAAAACTTAACCTGGATGTGAGCCACGGAAGCTCGCTAGGACCCGCTATGGAACTTCCCGGACAGCTGGGTCTGTCGAGAAGTGCCACTCCTATGATTCCAGAGGAAACCCTAGACAATCCTTCTTCTCATAATAAAGCAGAGAAATATCAGTTGGATGATCAAGGGAGTGAGATCCAGACAATAGATGCGTCCGTGGATATAGTGGGGAGTCAGGGAACAAAATATGAGACTACAACACAAGTATGA